The genome window CGACTCCTTAAATATACTAAAAAAAGTTGAAGAATCGGCTTTTAAATGCTTAAAATCGGCTAAAACGACGAAGTCAACGATTCTTCTTTCCATCAATATCCCCGCTCTAATTCCACTCCGTTTTCCAGCGACTCACCCGCCTGGAACCGCTCGAAATTCCGCAGAAACTGCGTGACCTTTCCAGCTTCCTCGTCGGGTTGCCCGCCCCCCGTATGCTGGGTCAGCAGCACGTTCGGCAGTGTCCAGAGTGGGTTGTCAGCCGGCAGTGGTTCCGTGGCCGTTACGTCGAGAATGGCACCGCCTAACTTCCCGACCGTCAGTGCTTCGACCAGGGCTGGTTCGTCGGTTGTGCTGCCCCGGCCTACATTGGCATAGAGACTGCCGGGCTGCATGGCTGCGATCACATCTGCCGATACAAAACCGGTTGCGGTACCGGGCAGGCAATTAACCACAATGTCGGTTTGCGGCAATACAGCGTTCAGTTCTTCGGCGGAGTGCAGATCGGCCTGGGGATCGGTACGGGCCAGCATGTTGACGTCGCAGTCGAAGCCGGTCAGCATCTGACGTACAGCCTGCCCGATGGTACCGGTTCCCAGAATTACGACGCGTTTGTTCCGCAGTAGTCCCGTTCGGGTACGTATCGGTGCCCCAACCCACTCGGACTGGTTTTGCAGAGTGACCAGTTCCGGAATGCGCCGGTAAAAAGCCAGGATGCCCGCTACCATTGTTTCCGCGCAGGGCCAGGCAAAATAGTCACCCATATTGGCAACCAGCGTCTGTTGCTGCACGTTTTTATACCCGTCAAAGCCAGCCGAATCCAGCTGCCAGAACTTCAGATTCGGTAGTGGTTCGGTAAACCAGGCCGGTGGTGGATTTCCCAGCACAAGATCGGCGGACTGAAAAGCCGCTTGCTGCTGTTCGGACGGAAGGTCATGGCGAAAGACAATGGTAATGTCGGCGGGCAGTTGCTGCCGGAGCCTTGTTTTAAGCGTATCGTTGAGATCGGAGTTAACAAATAGTTGCATACTAAATTTACGAAATTCCGAACGATTTGGTTGCGTTCGATCAAGGAAAGCGACTTTTCGGTCAGCGTTTATCGATTTCTTGTTTTCCCACGGAGGCACAAAGGACATGGAGGTTTTCCACCGACGTTTACAAACTGATAACGCTGTGTTCTCTGTGCCTCTGTGGGAAAATTAAGTAAAACTACATACGGCCATGCCGCTACGCGAAACAGTACCACTCCATTATTTACCCCCCTTCAACTGCGCCAGAAGCCAGTTAGTCATCTTTTCTGTCTGCTCCGGATAGGTCCAGTGGCCTGTGTCCTTGTAGCTTGTATCCAGCTCTTTAGGGCCGGGAATTACGTTATAAGCGGCATACATGGATGTTGGCGGACAGACTTCATCGTTGAAGCCCCACGAATACCGACCGGGCACGTTCACGAGTCTGGCAAAATTGACCACGTCGTAGTAGCCCGTTGTTTTGATGCGATCCGGTTTGTTGTTATACGCCAGATCGTTGCCCGCAAACAGGTGCGGCCATCCGCCCGCACGACCGTTGAGATAACCGGTCACGTCGCTCAGCGCCGGGTAATAAGCCGTCAGCCACTTGATGCGCGGGTCGAGACCAGCCGTGACAATGGAGAGGGCGCCCCCCTGACTACCCCCCGTAACCGCCAGATTCTGGCCATCGTATTGGGGGAAACCAGCCAGAAAATCGACCGCACGCACGCAGCCCAGATAGACCCGTTTGTAATAATAACGGTCGCGGTCGTCGAGGTTTGCCGCCGGGTAGCCGTTAAGTGGGCCACGGGCCAGATTTTCGTATACCACCGGAGCCATCGTGACCGGCACGCCATGAATACCGACTTCGAGCGTGATGAACCCTTTTTCCGCTTCGGCAATCATGCCGTTGTATGGCCGGACACCCGCACCCGGCACGCGTAGAATAGCCGGATATTTACCTTCTTTTTTCGGCACGCATAGGATTCCGTAAAAGCGGGAGTTGTTGATATTCTGCAGATTCAGCTCGTAGACATTCGTTAGCTCCGTACAGCGGTCGGGCAGCAATGTCATGCGGGCATCGATGGGCACAGCCGCCAGATCAGCTTTTGCCTTGTCCCAGAACGCCTGAAAATCGGTGGGATTGGGCACCGTTGGTTTGATGGATTGTGGGTCAAACCCCGCCGTTGTCAGGCCCCGGTACTCCTTGCCATCCAGTTCAACGGTAGCGACACAACGCAGGAAACCCGCCGTTTTCATCGTGCCGGCATCCAGTGCCAGCGTACCGTCGCGCAAGGTTACCGTTTCCTTTTTGGTCGGCTCCATCTTTTCGGGGCCAATTTCATACCGAAGTTTTGCGTCTTTCAGCAGCACGTTGTTCCGGTAAACGGACACATTGACTTTGACCGGCTCACCGATTTTATAGACCCAGTCGGCATGGTTGGGGGTAACGAGCACCTTAACGAGACGCTCGACTGGCTGGGCAGCGAGATCAGTGATGTAGAAAAGCCAGAGAAGACCTAGTAATCGTTTCATGAATGAGGGCTAACCGTTTTCCGATAGAAGCTGATTCGGATTTTGGCCTACTCATCCCTGTTCGATAACATTCATGCTCCTCACTCTGTAGCGCGGACGGTCGGCCCATAACTACTTCTCAGGCGACCCGCGCAGGGGTCTGATAGCCACGCCGGACCATCTGGATATTGACGATGCAGCGGATAAGCAGTGTCAGCGGGAATACGACGTCGACGCCACCCGGCACGTTCGAGAGAACCATGCCGACGACGATCAACACCGCTACGATGCTAAAATAGGTTGTCCGGCGTCGGGCCGTAGCGTGGGCACTGGTAGCCCAGTAGATCAGGGGAAGATGGAGCGGCATCAGGTAAAACAGCGTCGGATTCCAGGCCGTAACACCATGATCGGTGCCCACCCACAACAGAAACAGGAACCAGCCAAAAAAACCAACGATACCAAATAGCCAGCGATCCACCCAGCGGTCTACCCGACCACTTTGGTAGCGACGTAGGGTAAATAAGGCAACCAGAATACCGAATAGCGTAAAGATGACATTCGGATCCAGAATGAAGGGTAGTTCGTGGGGGAACGTCTTTGCCGCCTTGAACAGCGTCTGATCGCGGGCCACCAGTGGAACAACCTGACCATTAGCCAGTTTCAGGGTAGCATCTCCCAGCTGGTCATGCACGTTTTCGGGCAGGTACATAGCGTGCCAGCCGTCGGTTTGTACATCGGAGGGATTACCGATCGCGAGGTTCATACCCACTTTGGCCCACGGTTTCTCGCCCAGATAATCGTTCATCCAGTCCCGGTACGACTTCCCGGTCATGCGCGACCGCGACGGAATCATCAGGCTGTCGCCACAGGCTTTGGCGATCACATCGCGGGGGCGGGTGGCGCAGTTGTCGTAGAAAAACTTGTACTGATAGGTTGCATTTTGCGGCAGCATGTTCGTTGTCAGCACGTCGAACAGGCGTTGCTTTTGACTCGGCGACAGGTTCAGTATCTGCTCCTGGATGGTGCGATTTTCAGCCTGATAGGCGTAGACCATCAGGTACATTTCATACGCGTCGATGTAATACGGGAGCGTTCCCCGCAGAAACTTCACGTAGAAGTTATTCTCCGAGAAACGAAATCCCCCCCACCCATAGGTTCGGTCGATATTGTGCATCGGGTCGTAGATCCGAATGGCGGTATGTCCGAACACCGAATACAATTCCTCACCCGGCCCGAAGGTCAGCAGACTCACCTGCGACGAGGGCGAAAACGGCTGGGCAACGGACGATTGAGGACTTATGAAGGCGACGTAAAAAAACAGCAGAAAACTGCCGATTACTCGTTTGGCGATCCGGTTACTCGTCATCATCTTCGTTCGCTTCGTTGTCATCCGCGTCATGGTCATACACTCGTTTGGCTTTCCCTTTGGCCGGTTCTTTTCCCTGAACGCAGACCACCAGTTCCCCTTTTATCGTTTTTTGGGCAAAATACGCAATTAGTTCGGACAACGACCCGCGCGGATTTTCTTCAAACAGCTTGGTCAACTCCCGCGACACGCTGGCCGGGCGGTCCGGGCCGAACACATCCGCGA of Spirosoma agri contains these proteins:
- a CDS encoding acetylxylan esterase is translated as MKRLLGLLWLFYITDLAAQPVERLVKVLVTPNHADWVYKIGEPVKVNVSVYRNNVLLKDAKLRYEIGPEKMEPTKKETVTLRDGTLALDAGTMKTAGFLRCVATVELDGKEYRGLTTAGFDPQSIKPTVPNPTDFQAFWDKAKADLAAVPIDARMTLLPDRCTELTNVYELNLQNINNSRFYGILCVPKKEGKYPAILRVPGAGVRPYNGMIAEAEKGFITLEVGIHGVPVTMAPVVYENLARGPLNGYPAANLDDRDRYYYKRVYLGCVRAVDFLAGFPQYDGQNLAVTGGSQGGALSIVTAGLDPRIKWLTAYYPALSDVTGYLNGRAGGWPHLFAGNDLAYNNKPDRIKTTGYYDVVNFARLVNVPGRYSWGFNDEVCPPTSMYAAYNVIPGPKELDTSYKDTGHWTYPEQTEKMTNWLLAQLKGGK
- a CDS encoding lipoprotein N-acyltransferase Lnb domain-containing protein, translated to MTRMTTKRTKMMTSNRIAKRVIGSFLLFFYVAFISPQSSVAQPFSPSSQVSLLTFGPGEELYSVFGHTAIRIYDPMHNIDRTYGWGGFRFSENNFYVKFLRGTLPYYIDAYEMYLMVYAYQAENRTIQEQILNLSPSQKQRLFDVLTTNMLPQNATYQYKFFYDNCATRPRDVIAKACGDSLMIPSRSRMTGKSYRDWMNDYLGEKPWAKVGMNLAIGNPSDVQTDGWHAMYLPENVHDQLGDATLKLANGQVVPLVARDQTLFKAAKTFPHELPFILDPNVIFTLFGILVALFTLRRYQSGRVDRWVDRWLFGIVGFFGWFLFLLWVGTDHGVTAWNPTLFYLMPLHLPLIYWATSAHATARRRTTYFSIVAVLIVVGMVLSNVPGGVDVVFPLTLLIRCIVNIQMVRRGYQTPARVA
- a CDS encoding D-2-hydroxyacid dehydrogenase; the protein is MQLFVNSDLNDTLKTRLRQQLPADITIVFRHDLPSEQQQAAFQSADLVLGNPPPAWFTEPLPNLKFWQLDSAGFDGYKNVQQQTLVANMGDYFAWPCAETMVAGILAFYRRIPELVTLQNQSEWVGAPIRTRTGLLRNKRVVILGTGTIGQAVRQMLTGFDCDVNMLARTDPQADLHSAEELNAVLPQTDIVVNCLPGTATGFVSADVIAAMQPGSLYANVGRGSTTDEPALVEALTVGKLGGAILDVTATEPLPADNPLWTLPNVLLTQHTGGGQPDEEAGKVTQFLRNFERFQAGESLENGVELERGY